From one Catellatospora sp. IY07-71 genomic stretch:
- a CDS encoding YajQ family cyclic di-GMP-binding protein, producing the protein MAANPSFDIVSKVDRQEVDNALHQAEKEMGTRFDFRDTGASIAWAGEEGVTLQANTEDRVRAALDVFKEKLIKRNISLKSLDAGDPKASGKTYKIDCKIIQGIDQEKAKAISKAIRDEGPKGVQAQIQGDQLRVTGKKKDDLQEVIALLKAGDFGVALQFTNYR; encoded by the coding sequence ATGGCAGCTAACCCGTCGTTCGACATCGTCAGCAAGGTTGATCGGCAGGAGGTGGACAACGCGCTGCACCAGGCCGAGAAGGAGATGGGCACCCGGTTCGACTTCCGCGACACGGGAGCCTCCATCGCGTGGGCCGGCGAAGAGGGCGTCACGCTCCAGGCGAACACCGAGGACCGGGTCCGGGCCGCGCTGGACGTCTTCAAAGAGAAGCTGATCAAGCGGAACATCTCGCTCAAGTCGCTGGACGCGGGCGACCCGAAGGCCTCGGGCAAGACCTACAAGATCGACTGCAAGATCATCCAGGGCATCGACCAGGAGAAGGCCAAGGCGATCTCCAAGGCGATCCGGGACGAGGGCCCGAAGGGCGTGCAGGCGCAGATCCAGGGCGACCAGCTCCGGGTCACCGGCAAGAAGAAGGACGACCTCCAGGAGGTCATCGCCCTGCTCAAGGCTGGCGACTTCGGCGTGGCCCTCCAGTTCACCAACTACCGGTAA
- a CDS encoding helix-turn-helix transcriptional regulator: MSADSFGARLRGHRERAGKTRAVLGGLVGKSEEWVKAVENGRILQPRLPMLLRLAEVLGVVDLADLTGSASVPVAAVTKAATVPGERVVNVMTTHTRPAASGEPNVDRFLGRVDQAWQLWNTAPAGKAAIAAVLPELLIDGRSTVAQLEGRARRRASTGIARTYHLTQQLFAFSPHVEMVWLSADRAMSAAQDADDPAAIAAAAWYYSHVYRSSGQLGKAHEVVEQAAADLDPRAGHAEQTARWGKLQLAAARTHSKAGDEGIAWRCWDRAKQAADALPDGYVHPWLMFGAAEVAATAVGIEVDLFHPGRAIRRAATLDLTGLPAHRRAAAFIDIARAYQLTGDPVGLVHMIGKALRENVDVTERDPFVRQAILDLVDNGGPVRDDARELALAVGLLR, translated from the coding sequence ATGAGCGCGGATTCGTTCGGTGCCAGGCTGCGCGGCCACCGGGAGCGGGCTGGCAAGACACGCGCCGTCCTGGGCGGACTCGTCGGCAAGTCCGAGGAGTGGGTCAAGGCTGTCGAGAACGGCCGTATCCTGCAGCCCCGCCTGCCGATGTTGCTGCGCCTCGCCGAAGTTCTCGGCGTCGTCGACCTGGCTGACCTCACCGGCAGCGCCTCCGTCCCTGTCGCCGCGGTGACGAAGGCTGCCACCGTGCCTGGAGAGCGTGTCGTCAACGTCATGACCACGCACACCCGCCCGGCGGCCAGCGGCGAGCCGAACGTCGACCGGTTCCTCGGCCGCGTCGACCAGGCATGGCAGCTGTGGAACACCGCTCCGGCAGGCAAGGCAGCGATCGCGGCGGTGCTGCCCGAGCTGCTCATCGACGGGCGCTCGACCGTCGCCCAGCTTGAGGGCCGGGCGCGGCGACGTGCCAGCACCGGTATCGCCCGTACTTATCACCTGACGCAGCAGCTGTTCGCGTTCAGCCCACACGTCGAGATGGTGTGGCTGTCCGCCGACCGCGCCATGAGCGCGGCACAGGACGCCGACGACCCGGCGGCGATCGCCGCGGCGGCGTGGTACTACTCGCACGTCTACCGCTCGTCGGGTCAGCTGGGCAAGGCGCACGAGGTCGTCGAGCAGGCCGCGGCCGACCTCGACCCGCGAGCCGGACATGCCGAGCAGACGGCCCGGTGGGGGAAGCTGCAGCTGGCCGCGGCCCGCACGCATAGCAAGGCGGGCGACGAGGGCATCGCCTGGCGGTGCTGGGACCGGGCGAAGCAGGCCGCCGATGCGCTCCCCGATGGCTACGTACACCCGTGGCTGATGTTCGGCGCCGCCGAGGTCGCAGCGACCGCGGTCGGGATCGAGGTCGACCTGTTCCACCCGGGCCGGGCGATCCGCCGGGCTGCCACGCTCGACCTGACCGGCCTGCCCGCGCACCGGCGTGCGGCGGCGTTCATCGACATCGCCCGTGCCTACCAGCTGACAGGCGATCCGGTGGGACTGGTGCACATGATCGGCAAGGCGCTGCGTGAGAACGTCGATGTCACCGAACGGGACCCGTTCGTGCGGCAGGCGATCCTGGACCTGGTCGACAACGGCGGTCCGGTCCGCGATGACGCGCGAGAGCTTGCCCTGGCCGTTGGCCTGCTTCGGTAG
- a CDS encoding GNAT family N-acetyltransferase → MIVRRAGGADVAALAELRGIDGDQLEPFAAWVTAHADTHLPFVAELDGRVVGSAWLLVAERVPGNGSPQRWYGDVQSVMVREEHRGRGIGGALMAGILAEARKRGLLHVTVHSGRRAVDFYLRNGFSHHRQLLRWEPDGS, encoded by the coding sequence GTGATCGTGCGACGAGCAGGCGGGGCGGATGTGGCGGCGCTCGCCGAACTGCGCGGCATCGACGGGGACCAGCTCGAGCCGTTCGCCGCCTGGGTGACCGCCCACGCGGACACGCATCTGCCGTTCGTCGCCGAGCTCGACGGGCGCGTGGTCGGCTCCGCCTGGCTGCTCGTCGCGGAACGGGTGCCCGGCAACGGGTCGCCGCAGCGGTGGTACGGCGACGTCCAGTCCGTCATGGTCCGCGAGGAGCACCGCGGCCGCGGCATCGGCGGCGCGCTGATGGCCGGGATCCTCGCCGAGGCCCGCAAGCGGGGGCTGCTGCACGTGACCGTCCACTCCGGCCGCCGCGCGGTCGACTTCTACCTTCGCAACGGCTTCAGCCACCACCGCCAGCTCCTGCGCTGGGAGCCGGACGGCTCCTGA
- a CDS encoding G5 domain-containing protein, whose product MTNLPPHGPQHTQQWYLPPRAPRRGFLASLRVGQKALLLFGGGFVAMLLACCGGLVVVGAFTDPPQDAGRPAGQAAPAAVVNSEPSPSPSAVAEAGEVTPAPSASALVEKRTVTETAAIPYSTRRVNDPNLAKGKTKVKTAGVNGVKTRTYEVTYTDGVETAKTLVSEVVTKQPVTKVILVGTKPTSSSSCDPNYAWACVPIASDVDCAGGSGDGPAYVTGPVKVIGTDIYKLDRDGDGIGCD is encoded by the coding sequence GTGACGAATCTCCCTCCCCACGGCCCGCAGCACACCCAGCAGTGGTACCTGCCGCCCAGGGCCCCGCGGCGGGGCTTCCTCGCGAGCCTGCGCGTAGGCCAGAAAGCCCTCCTGCTCTTCGGCGGCGGCTTCGTCGCCATGCTGCTCGCCTGCTGCGGCGGGCTCGTCGTCGTCGGCGCCTTCACCGACCCGCCGCAGGACGCCGGGCGCCCCGCCGGCCAGGCCGCGCCCGCGGCGGTGGTGAACAGCGAGCCCTCCCCGTCGCCGTCCGCCGTGGCCGAGGCCGGTGAGGTCACTCCCGCGCCGAGCGCGTCGGCTCTCGTGGAGAAGCGCACCGTCACCGAGACGGCCGCGATTCCGTACTCGACCCGCCGGGTCAACGACCCGAACCTGGCCAAGGGCAAGACGAAGGTCAAGACGGCGGGCGTGAACGGCGTGAAGACGCGCACCTACGAGGTGACCTACACCGACGGCGTGGAGACCGCGAAGACACTGGTCAGCGAGGTGGTCACCAAGCAGCCGGTCACCAAGGTCATTCTCGTGGGCACCAAGCCGACGTCCTCGTCCTCCTGCGACCCGAACTACGCCTGGGCCTGCGTGCCCATCGCCTCCGACGTCGACTGCGCCGGGGGCAGCGGCGACGGGCCTGCGTACGTCACCGGTCCGGTGAAGGTCATCGGCACCGACATCTACAAGCTTGACCGCGACGGCGACGGGATCGGCTGCGACTGA
- the htpX gene encoding zinc metalloprotease HtpX codes for MHSHNGLKTAALLGLLTGIILAIGYWLGGSTGLFIAVIVSLLMNGVSYFFSDKLALRSMRAQPVSEAEFPQLYQMVRELSQQAGQPMPRLYVSPTMQPNAFATGRNPEHAAVAVTEGITRILDYRELRAVIGHELSHVYNRDILISSVAGALAGIITMLANLAWFLPIGGDDEDGPNPLAMLMMLILGPMAATVIQLAISRSREFQADASGAQLTNDPLALASALKKIHMGVQQLPLPAEGQLASSAHLMIDNPLKGGGLANMFSTHPPMAERVRRLEAMAASSGPIQYMR; via the coding sequence ATGCACAGCCACAACGGTCTGAAGACGGCAGCGCTGCTCGGCCTGCTGACCGGCATCATCCTGGCGATCGGCTACTGGCTCGGGGGCAGCACGGGCCTGTTCATCGCGGTGATCGTGTCGCTGCTGATGAACGGGGTGAGCTACTTCTTCTCGGACAAACTCGCGCTGCGCTCGATGCGCGCCCAACCGGTCAGCGAGGCGGAATTCCCCCAGCTGTACCAGATGGTGCGCGAACTCTCCCAGCAGGCGGGCCAGCCCATGCCCCGCCTGTACGTCAGCCCGACCATGCAGCCCAACGCCTTCGCCACCGGCCGCAACCCGGAACACGCCGCGGTCGCGGTGACCGAGGGCATCACCCGCATCCTCGACTACCGCGAGCTGCGCGCGGTCATCGGCCACGAGCTGTCGCACGTGTACAACCGCGACATCCTCATCTCCAGCGTCGCCGGCGCGCTCGCCGGCATCATCACCATGCTGGCCAACCTCGCCTGGTTCCTGCCGATCGGCGGGGACGACGAGGACGGCCCCAACCCGCTGGCCATGCTCATGATGCTGATCCTGGGCCCGATGGCGGCGACCGTCATCCAGCTCGCGATCAGCCGCAGCCGGGAGTTCCAGGCCGACGCGTCCGGCGCCCAGCTGACCAACGACCCGCTCGCGCTGGCCAGCGCCCTCAAGAAGATCCACATGGGGGTACAGCAGCTGCCGCTGCCCGCCGAGGGCCAGCTCGCCAGCTCCGCCCACCTGATGATCGACAACCCGCTCAAGGGCGGTGGCCTGGCGAACATGTTCTCCACCCACCCGCCCATGGCGGAGCGGGTGCGGCGCCTGGAGGCGATGGCCGCCAGCTCCGGTCCGATCCAGTACATGCGCTGA
- a CDS encoding NADH-quinone oxidoreductase subunit N, with the protein MMLPLLVAAGTALLALVVDLFTQPRWRWPYAVALAGAVLTAAAAFAVQPRQIGTFCAGLAAPGGTEVMPVDCAYVYDARARLITVLVAALTVGALLLYAPALRRGDAPAGETVFLFACAMTGGVALAAAGDLITLIVALETLTVPLYALVALHRRRAGTAAAAAVTFFATSVVATAVTLLGAALLYLASGTVQLRGLVSAPLFAGDDWRPVALTGLALILVGLGFKVAAVPLHAWAPATYEGAPVPVAAFLSTASKLGGVAAILIVVDGVLATGAAGDDRSMFVTAGITLAVLAALSMLVGTLVALRQRRTVRLLAWSSVAQAGFILAPLGGLAGLALAGPVDGLLDAALVYTVFFLVLELAAFSAVVALRPGAADGGTLADLHGLGRGAPWRAAALTFALVGLAGLPPMLAGLFAKITVIQALLSVDSYRLALLVALVSVIGLAVYWRPVAALYRAADTPAEAAGVSWAPATALTLATAAGVVLTVAPQLVYAAVTAWR; encoded by the coding sequence ATGATGCTGCCGCTGCTGGTCGCGGCCGGGACGGCGCTGCTGGCACTGGTCGTGGACCTGTTCACCCAGCCCCGCTGGCGCTGGCCGTACGCGGTCGCGCTGGCCGGGGCCGTGCTCACCGCCGCGGCCGCGTTCGCCGTGCAGCCGCGCCAGATCGGCACCTTCTGCGCCGGGCTGGCCGCGCCCGGCGGCACCGAGGTCATGCCGGTGGACTGCGCGTACGTCTACGACGCGCGCGCCCGGCTGATCACCGTGCTGGTCGCCGCGCTGACCGTGGGCGCGCTGCTGCTCTACGCCCCGGCGCTGCGCCGCGGTGACGCGCCCGCGGGCGAGACGGTGTTCCTGTTCGCCTGCGCGATGACCGGCGGCGTCGCGCTGGCCGCCGCCGGTGACCTGATCACCCTGATCGTGGCCCTGGAGACGCTGACCGTGCCGCTGTACGCCCTGGTGGCGCTGCACCGGCGGCGGGCCGGCACGGCCGCGGCGGCGGCGGTGACGTTCTTCGCCACCAGCGTGGTCGCCACCGCGGTGACCCTGCTCGGCGCCGCGCTGCTCTACCTGGCCTCGGGCACGGTGCAGCTGCGCGGGCTGGTCTCCGCGCCGCTGTTCGCCGGGGACGACTGGCGGCCCGTCGCGCTGACCGGCCTGGCGCTGATCCTGGTCGGGCTCGGCTTCAAGGTCGCGGCCGTGCCGCTGCACGCCTGGGCGCCCGCCACGTACGAGGGCGCGCCGGTGCCCGTCGCCGCGTTCCTGTCCACCGCCTCCAAGCTCGGCGGCGTGGCCGCCATCCTGATCGTGGTGGACGGGGTGCTGGCCACCGGCGCGGCGGGCGACGACCGGAGCATGTTCGTCACGGCCGGGATCACCCTGGCCGTGCTCGCGGCGCTGTCCATGCTGGTCGGCACCCTGGTCGCGCTGCGCCAGCGCCGCACCGTACGGCTGCTGGCCTGGTCGTCGGTGGCGCAGGCCGGGTTCATTCTCGCGCCGCTGGGCGGCCTCGCCGGGCTCGCACTCGCCGGTCCGGTTGACGGGCTGCTCGACGCGGCGCTCGTCTACACCGTCTTCTTCCTGGTGCTGGAGCTGGCCGCGTTCAGCGCGGTGGTGGCGCTGCGGCCGGGCGCGGCCGACGGCGGCACCCTGGCCGACCTGCACGGGCTGGGCCGCGGTGCGCCCTGGCGGGCCGCCGCGCTGACCTTCGCGCTGGTCGGCCTGGCCGGGCTGCCGCCGATGCTGGCCGGGCTGTTCGCCAAGATCACGGTGATCCAGGCGCTGCTCAGCGTCGACTCCTACCGGCTGGCCCTGCTGGTGGCCCTCGTCTCCGTCATCGGCCTCGCCGTGTACTGGCGACCCGTCGCGGCCCTCTACCGCGCCGCCGACACTCCGGCCGAGGCCGCCGGGGTCTCCTGGGCTCCTGCCACGGCGCTGACGCTGGCCACCGCCGCCGGAGTGGTGCTCACCGTGGCGCCGCAGCTCGTCTACGCCGCCGTCACCGCCTGGCGGTGA
- a CDS encoding NuoM family protein has protein sequence MTNSAFLLVGVLAVPLLGAVAALLLRGRAGIVAATVASVLTLLLTVPMFTTRGLVKPAGRGPQLWHEADWSWVPALDLRLHLGVDGISYPLVVLTALLTVLCCGYLLWQRPERAGLLAALLLVIEVGILGTFLAVNLVLFFLAFEVVLLPMAAVIAGWGGPARRAAALKFALYTLAGSVLLLVGVVAVVVQTGTADLVSLTAAPTLSHTAQLWIFGLFALAFAVKSPLWPLHTWLPDAHTEAPTVGSVVLAGVLLKMGTYGLIRVGLGVTPEGAAAFAPALGVLAVAAILIGSLVCLTQTELKRLIAYSSVGHMGFVLLGIATLSEIGVQAALLGNIAHGLLTGLLFFLAGAIKDRAHTGLLADLGGLRERQPWLAGVLGFAALGSLGLPGLAGFWGEAFAVVAAVQRGGTLWTVLAVLAAIGGALTAAYLLRLLRRVSHGPQAAVLAGAPEARTPELAAWSPLVLLALLLGVAPMLVLELSASAVSALTTGAP, from the coding sequence ATGACGAACTCGGCATTCCTGCTGGTGGGGGTGCTGGCCGTGCCGCTGCTCGGCGCGGTGGCCGCGCTGCTGCTGCGCGGCCGGGCCGGCATCGTGGCCGCGACGGTCGCGTCGGTGCTCACGCTGCTGCTGACCGTGCCCATGTTCACCACGCGCGGGCTGGTCAAACCCGCCGGGCGCGGCCCGCAGCTGTGGCACGAGGCCGACTGGTCCTGGGTGCCCGCGCTGGACCTGCGGCTGCACCTGGGCGTGGACGGCATCTCGTACCCCCTGGTCGTGCTGACCGCGCTGCTCACCGTGCTGTGCTGCGGCTACCTGCTGTGGCAGCGGCCGGAGCGGGCGGGTCTGCTGGCCGCGCTGCTGCTGGTGATCGAGGTGGGCATCCTCGGCACCTTCCTCGCCGTCAACCTGGTGCTGTTCTTCCTGGCGTTCGAGGTGGTGCTGCTGCCGATGGCGGCGGTCATCGCCGGATGGGGCGGGCCCGCCCGCCGCGCCGCCGCGCTGAAGTTCGCCCTCTACACCCTGGCCGGATCGGTGCTGCTGCTGGTCGGCGTGGTCGCCGTGGTGGTGCAGACCGGCACCGCGGACCTGGTCAGCCTCACCGCCGCGCCGACCCTGTCGCACACCGCGCAGCTGTGGATCTTCGGGCTGTTCGCGCTCGCGTTCGCGGTGAAGAGCCCGCTGTGGCCGCTGCACACCTGGCTGCCCGACGCGCACACCGAGGCGCCGACCGTGGGCAGCGTCGTGCTGGCCGGGGTGCTGCTGAAGATGGGCACGTACGGCCTGATCCGGGTCGGGCTCGGGGTGACGCCGGAGGGCGCCGCCGCGTTCGCCCCGGCGCTGGGCGTGCTTGCCGTCGCCGCGATCCTGATCGGGTCGCTGGTGTGCCTCACCCAGACCGAGCTGAAGCGGCTGATCGCGTACTCGTCCGTCGGCCACATGGGCTTCGTGCTGCTCGGCATCGCCACGCTCAGCGAGATCGGCGTGCAGGCCGCGCTCCTCGGCAACATCGCGCACGGCCTGCTCACCGGCCTGCTGTTCTTCCTCGCCGGGGCGATCAAGGACCGGGCGCACACCGGCCTGCTGGCCGACCTGGGCGGCCTGCGCGAGCGGCAGCCCTGGCTGGCGGGCGTGCTCGGCTTCGCCGCGCTGGGCAGCCTCGGCCTGCCCGGCCTGGCCGGCTTCTGGGGCGAGGCGTTCGCCGTGGTCGCCGCGGTGCAGCGGGGCGGCACCCTGTGGACCGTGCTGGCCGTGCTCGCCGCGATCGGCGGGGCGCTGACCGCGGCGTACCTGCTGCGCCTGCTGCGCCGGGTCAGCCACGGCCCGCAGGCCGCGGTGCTGGCCGGCGCGCCCGAGGCCCGCACCCCCGAACTGGCCGCCTGGTCCCCGCTGGTGCTGCTGGCGCTGCTGCTCGGCGTCGCGCCGATGCTGGTGCTGGAGCTGTCGGCGAGTGCGGTGTCCGCCCTGACGACGGGAGCGCCGTGA
- a CDS encoding NADH-quinone oxidoreductase subunit L, whose amino-acid sequence MIVTLVLTPLVCGLAGLLLPQRNRLAAGALGIFGAAAALVLTVLALAGEERGGRAHQLARFGDLDVSFALLVDTRALLMALAVAVVALCVQVYSTGYLAGDGRYGPYAAQISIFTGAMLTVVFSGDLISLLIGWEVMGACSYLLIAHDRTLPEAPRAAVKAFLVTRVGDVGFLLGIVLLGVQAGTFRIVDVLDAVPGMSPALVTTAALLLLAGVAGKSAQFPLHTWLPDAMAGPTPISALIHAATMVAAGVYVVTRLFPVFAASPTALAVMAAMAGVTLLLGALAATAADDIKRVLAWSTVSQLGYMMAALSAGALDAAMFHLLAHAAFKALLFLCAGSVIHAVGSNLMSHMGGLRRSMPVTFWTMTIGLGALIGLPPFAGFFSKEAVVAALHERPALWLAALLGVVLTAWYSTRLWLLTFFGPARDAAVHGHEPGWAMRGTLLVLAVPAAGLGVGALAAGYELAHLGVELVLPLLLAVLGVAVAWWGWRRVDAGDPAAVLGKAGPFLAGGLGLDTVQDRVIVRPVRALARAITAVDVSGVDGAVNGLGRATAGAGAGLAAWHRAALPRALAGVLIGAVVVTVTAVVFT is encoded by the coding sequence ATGATCGTGACGCTGGTGCTGACCCCGCTGGTGTGCGGGTTGGCCGGCCTGCTGCTGCCGCAGCGCAACCGCCTGGCCGCGGGTGCCCTGGGCATCTTCGGCGCGGCGGCCGCGCTGGTGCTGACGGTGCTGGCGCTGGCCGGGGAGGAGCGCGGCGGCCGGGCCCACCAGCTGGCGCGGTTCGGTGACCTCGACGTGTCGTTCGCCCTGCTGGTGGACACCCGGGCGCTGCTGATGGCGCTGGCGGTGGCCGTGGTCGCGCTGTGCGTGCAGGTGTATTCGACCGGTTATCTCGCCGGGGACGGGCGCTACGGCCCGTACGCCGCGCAGATCTCGATCTTCACCGGCGCGATGCTGACCGTGGTGTTCTCCGGCGACCTCATCTCCCTGCTCATCGGCTGGGAGGTGATGGGCGCCTGCTCGTACCTGCTCATCGCGCACGACCGCACGCTGCCCGAGGCGCCCCGCGCGGCGGTGAAGGCGTTCCTGGTCACCCGGGTCGGCGACGTCGGCTTCCTGCTCGGCATCGTGCTGCTCGGGGTGCAGGCGGGCACCTTCCGCATCGTGGACGTGCTGGACGCGGTGCCCGGGATGAGCCCGGCGCTGGTCACCACCGCGGCGCTGCTGCTGCTGGCCGGGGTGGCCGGCAAGAGCGCCCAGTTCCCGCTGCACACCTGGTTGCCGGACGCGATGGCCGGCCCGACGCCGATCTCGGCGCTCATCCACGCCGCCACCATGGTCGCCGCCGGTGTGTACGTGGTGACCCGCCTTTTCCCGGTTTTCGCGGCTTCCCCGACCGCGCTGGCCGTGATGGCGGCGATGGCGGGGGTGACGCTGCTGCTCGGCGCGCTGGCCGCGACCGCCGCCGACGACATCAAGCGGGTGCTGGCCTGGTCGACGGTGTCGCAGCTGGGCTACATGATGGCGGCGCTGTCCGCCGGGGCGCTCGACGCGGCCATGTTCCACCTGCTCGCGCACGCCGCGTTCAAGGCGTTGCTGTTCCTCTGCGCCGGTTCGGTGATCCACGCCGTGGGCAGCAACCTCATGTCGCACATGGGCGGGCTGCGCCGCTCGATGCCGGTGACGTTCTGGACCATGACGATCGGCCTCGGCGCGCTGATCGGGCTGCCGCCGTTCGCCGGGTTCTTCAGCAAGGAGGCCGTGGTCGCGGCGCTGCACGAGCGGCCCGCGCTGTGGCTGGCCGCGCTGCTCGGCGTCGTCCTGACCGCCTGGTACTCGACGCGGCTGTGGCTGCTCACCTTCTTCGGCCCGGCGCGCGACGCCGCCGTGCACGGGCACGAGCCCGGCTGGGCCATGCGCGGCACGCTGCTGGTGCTCGCGGTGCCCGCTGCCGGGCTGGGCGTGGGCGCGCTGGCCGCCGGCTACGAGCTGGCCCACCTCGGAGTGGAGCTGGTGCTGCCGCTGCTGCTGGCCGTGCTCGGCGTCGCGGTGGCCTGGTGGGGCTGGCGGCGCGTGGACGCGGGCGACCCGGCGGCGGTGCTCGGCAAGGCCGGGCCGTTCCTCGCGGGCGGGCTGGGTCTCGACACGGTGCAGGACCGTGTCATCGTCCGGCCGGTACGCGCGCTCGCCCGCGCGATCACCGCGGTGGACGTGTCCGGGGTGGACGGCGCGGTCAACGGCCTCGGCCGGGCCACCGCCGGTGCGGGCGCCGGGCTGGCCGCCTGGCACCGTGCCGCGCTGCCCCGCGCGCTGGCCGGTGTCCTGATCGGGGCGGTGGTCGTGACGGTGACGGCGGTGGTGTTCACGTGA
- the nuoK gene encoding NADH-quinone oxidoreductase subunit NuoK yields the protein MRPVIPLVTAALLFGLGVYGVLRRRNAVLVLMSVELMLNAVNLILVTGDTLRERLTGQVFTLFVIVLAAAEVGVGLALVLRLFRLRQDINTDQVPLDEAAEAPAEPAPALDGELR from the coding sequence ATCCGTCCGGTGATCCCGCTGGTGACCGCCGCGCTGCTGTTCGGCCTCGGGGTGTACGGCGTGCTGCGGCGGCGCAACGCGGTGCTGGTGCTGATGTCGGTCGAGCTGATGCTCAACGCGGTGAACCTGATCCTGGTCACCGGCGACACGCTGCGCGAGCGCCTCACCGGCCAGGTCTTCACGCTGTTCGTGATCGTCCTGGCGGCGGCCGAGGTGGGCGTCGGCCTGGCGCTGGTGCTGCGGCTGTTCCGGCTGCGCCAGGACATCAACACCGACCAGGTGCCGCTCGACGAGGCTGCCGAGGCGCCCGCCGAGCCCGCACCCGCGCTCGACGGGGAGCTGCGATGA
- a CDS encoding NADH-quinone oxidoreductase subunit J, with the protein MTLMDVLLSVTGLVAVAGAAAVVITKQLVRAGLWLVVALGAVAVEFLLLGAEFAAWVQVLIYVGAVVVLLLFAVMLTRAPIGRSSDLDRPALPAVLLGAATALGLSALFVVVFGRLRVDPPVPGTAERIGDTVFKDWVLPFEVLSVLLLAALVGAIVLSRRETAVAGEEPR; encoded by the coding sequence GTGACGCTCATGGACGTCCTGCTGTCGGTGACCGGGCTGGTCGCGGTGGCGGGCGCGGCCGCGGTGGTCATCACCAAGCAGCTGGTCCGGGCCGGGCTCTGGCTCGTCGTCGCGCTGGGCGCGGTCGCCGTGGAGTTCCTGCTGCTCGGCGCGGAGTTCGCGGCCTGGGTGCAGGTGCTCATCTACGTCGGCGCGGTGGTGGTGCTGCTGCTGTTCGCGGTGATGCTGACCCGCGCGCCGATCGGGCGCAGCTCCGATCTGGACCGGCCCGCGCTGCCCGCCGTGCTGCTCGGCGCGGCCACCGCGCTGGGCCTGTCCGCGCTGTTCGTGGTGGTCTTCGGGCGGCTGCGGGTGGACCCGCCCGTGCCGGGCACCGCCGAGCGCATCGGCGACACCGTGTTCAAGGACTGGGTGCTGCCGTTCGAGGTGCTGTCGGTGCTGCTGCTGGCCGCACTGGTGGGCGCGATCGTGCTGTCCCGCCGGGAGACCGCGGTGGCGGGGGAGGAGCCGCGATGA
- a CDS encoding NADH-quinone oxidoreductase subunit I translates to MVRMSIPGAGLGKGLAVTLKTLVSPSTTQQYPDVAPELPPRSRGVIALREENCTVCMLCSRECPDWCIYIDSHKEEVVVPGAARPRQRNVLDRFDIDFSLCMYCGICIEVCPFDALYWSPEFEYAEYDIRDLMHEKDRLGEWMATVPPPPPHDPNGEPSKEETAVAKRASAS, encoded by the coding sequence ATGGTGCGCATGAGCATTCCCGGCGCGGGGCTGGGCAAGGGGCTGGCGGTCACGCTGAAGACCCTCGTCTCGCCGTCGACGACGCAGCAGTATCCGGATGTGGCTCCCGAGCTGCCGCCGCGCTCGCGGGGCGTGATCGCCCTGCGCGAGGAGAACTGCACGGTCTGCATGCTCTGCTCGCGCGAGTGTCCGGACTGGTGCATCTACATCGATTCGCACAAGGAGGAGGTCGTGGTGCCCGGCGCGGCGCGCCCGCGGCAGCGCAACGTCCTCGACCGGTTCGACATCGACTTCTCGCTGTGCATGTACTGCGGCATCTGCATCGAGGTGTGCCCGTTCGACGCCCTCTACTGGTCGCCGGAGTTCGAGTACGCCGAGTACGACATCCGCGACCTGATGCACGAGAAGGACCGGCTGGGGGAGTGGATGGCGACGGTGCCGCCGCCGCCCCCGCACGACCCGAACGGCGAGCCGTCGAAGGAGGAGACCGCCGTGGCCAAACGCGCGAGCGCCTCGTGA